In one window of Vibrio sp. DW001 DNA:
- a CDS encoding DNA repair protein, giving the protein MNIGLIVILVAILLIMVIGYNVMLQYNAKIESSRKVESSRYLAIIDATEDLIGNAHHLPYSQDLLICLNSRILDALENMFMLDPKNKQLAQRVENIKHQIQALKSNYTSGESTNFKVPSSDKQAIVMLKLVKRLKDTIRSEHNKGRFNTQSYVAENARLETIQLRINIENVIKRANEAVVRGQTGTARQLLNKAIDILMSKNDAYSTKAREKLQSMLNELDKNKKSQNANLVAQEEKERDSDMEALFGEKKKW; this is encoded by the coding sequence ATGAATATTGGTCTAATTGTTATCCTCGTTGCAATATTGCTGATTATGGTAATCGGCTATAACGTTATGTTGCAATATAATGCAAAGATTGAATCCTCTCGAAAGGTCGAATCATCACGCTATCTCGCTATTATTGATGCCACCGAAGATCTCATCGGTAATGCTCATCATCTACCTTATAGCCAAGATTTATTGATCTGCCTAAACAGCCGTATTTTGGACGCATTAGAAAACATGTTTATGCTTGATCCAAAAAACAAGCAACTCGCTCAACGTGTCGAGAATATTAAGCATCAAATTCAAGCATTGAAAAGCAACTACACGAGTGGGGAGAGTACAAACTTCAAGGTTCCTAGCAGTGATAAACAAGCGATCGTCATGTTAAAGCTTGTTAAACGCCTAAAAGATACTATTCGAAGCGAACACAATAAAGGTCGCTTCAATACTCAAAGTTACGTCGCTGAAAACGCTCGATTAGAAACGATTCAACTGCGGATAAATATTGAGAATGTCATTAAGAGAGCCAATGAGGCCGTTGTACGAGGTCAGACAGGAACCGCAAGACAACTACTCAACAAAGCTATCGATATTTTGATGTCTAAGAACGACGCTTATTCCACTAAGGCACGCGAAAAATTACAGAGTATGTTGAATGAGTTAGATAAAAACAAAAAAAGCCAGAATGCAAATCTTGTCGCTCAAGAAGAGAAAGAACGCGACAGCGACATGGAAGCTTTGTTTGGCGAGAAGAAAAAGTGGTGA
- the serS gene encoding serine--tRNA ligase has protein sequence MLDSKLLRTELNDTAEKLARRGFILDVDKIRELEEQRKSLQVKTEELQALRNSRSKSIGQAKAKGDHDEAARILAEVGNLGSELDQAKNALAELQVQLEEITLSVPNLPDDAVPSGKDENENVEVARWGEPKSYDFQLRDHVDLGEMGDGLDFQSAVKISGARFIVMKGQFARLHRSIAQFMLDLHTEQHGYTEMYVPYLVNHDSLYGTGQLPKFGEDLFHTKPATEEGQGMCLIPTAEVPVTNMVRDTISDEADLPLKMTAHTPCFRSEAGSYGRDTRGLIRMHQFDKVELVQITKPEDSMDALEELTGHAEKVLQLLALPYRKVILCTGDMGFGARKTYDLEVWVPAQETYREISSCSNMWDFQARRMQARFRRKGEKKPELVHTLNGSGLAVGRTMVAILENNQQADGRIEIPEVLRKYMNGLTYIG, from the coding sequence ATGCTGGATTCTAAATTACTTCGAACAGAGCTGAATGACACAGCTGAAAAACTAGCCCGTCGAGGATTTATTCTTGATGTAGATAAAATACGTGAACTTGAAGAACAACGTAAATCCCTTCAAGTGAAAACTGAAGAACTACAGGCGCTACGTAATTCTCGTTCGAAGTCCATTGGTCAAGCAAAAGCAAAAGGCGACCATGATGAAGCGGCACGAATTCTTGCAGAAGTCGGCAATCTTGGTAGCGAACTCGATCAAGCGAAAAATGCTCTTGCAGAGTTACAAGTCCAACTAGAAGAAATCACACTATCTGTACCTAATTTACCTGACGATGCTGTTCCATCAGGCAAAGATGAAAATGAGAATGTAGAAGTGGCTCGTTGGGGTGAACCTAAATCTTACGACTTTCAACTGAGAGATCACGTTGACCTTGGTGAAATGGGTGACGGCTTAGATTTTCAAAGTGCAGTAAAGATTTCTGGGGCTCGTTTTATCGTCATGAAAGGCCAGTTTGCGCGTCTACATCGCTCAATTGCCCAGTTCATGCTCGATCTTCATACTGAACAACACGGTTATACAGAAATGTATGTCCCATACTTAGTGAACCACGATAGCCTCTACGGTACTGGGCAGCTTCCAAAATTTGGCGAGGATCTATTCCATACTAAACCTGCGACGGAAGAAGGTCAGGGTATGTGCCTTATCCCAACGGCAGAAGTTCCAGTGACCAATATGGTGCGTGATACTATTTCTGACGAAGCTGATCTACCGCTTAAAATGACGGCTCATACACCTTGCTTCCGATCAGAAGCTGGCTCTTATGGTCGTGATACTCGTGGTCTTATTCGTATGCACCAGTTCGATAAAGTCGAGCTTGTGCAGATTACTAAACCGGAAGATTCGATGGATGCATTAGAAGAACTAACCGGTCATGCTGAAAAAGTGCTTCAACTGTTAGCACTCCCTTATCGTAAAGTCATACTTTGTACTGGTGATATGGGCTTTGGTGCTCGCAAAACCTACGATTTAGAAGTGTGGGTTCCTGCTCAAGAAACCTACCGTGAAATCTCTTCATGTTCTAACATGTGGGATTTCCAGGCGCGCCGTATGCAAGCGCGTTTCCGCCGTAAGGGTGAAAAGAAGCCGGAGCTTGTCCATACACTAAATGGCTCTGGTTTGGCTGTTGGTCGTACTATGGTTGCGATATTAGAAAACAATCAGCAAGCTGATGGAAGAATAGAAATTCCAGAAGTATTGCGTAAGTACATGAATGGATTAACTTATATCGGTTAA
- the lolA gene encoding outer membrane lipoprotein chaperone LolA: protein MNKILTLLFLFSFTATAAVSPKDELSERLSKTDGFSASFTQTVISPDNEVVMEGEGKVEIARPSLFRWTTVMPDENVLVSDGKTLWYYSPFVEQVSIYWQEQATSQTPFVLLTRNRSSDWENYLVSQQGDRFTLIPTAIDSNQGQFQVDVDSTGIIKGFTVIEQDGQEGQFVFNSYSDEVPNKERFTFAIPDGVEVDDQRN from the coding sequence ATGAATAAAATTTTAACTCTTTTGTTTCTTTTTAGTTTTACTGCGACCGCAGCCGTATCGCCTAAGGACGAACTAAGCGAACGACTGTCTAAAACCGACGGTTTCAGTGCTTCCTTTACTCAAACGGTCATTAGTCCTGACAATGAAGTCGTGATGGAAGGAGAAGGGAAAGTAGAGATTGCACGTCCAAGCCTTTTTCGTTGGACAACGGTCATGCCAGACGAAAACGTGCTGGTATCTGATGGTAAAACACTTTGGTACTACAGCCCGTTTGTAGAACAGGTGAGTATCTATTGGCAAGAGCAAGCGACATCACAAACCCCATTTGTGCTGCTTACTCGGAATAGATCAAGTGACTGGGAGAATTATTTGGTTTCTCAGCAAGGGGATAGATTTACTTTAATCCCGACAGCCATTGACTCTAATCAAGGTCAATTTCAAGTTGATGTGGATAGTACGGGTATAATTAAGGGATTTACTGTCATCGAACAAGATGGTCAAGAAGGTCAGTTTGTTTTCAATAGTTACAGCGATGAGGTTCCAAATAAGGAACGATTCACCTTCGCTATCCCTGATGGTGTTGAAGTGGATGACCAAAGAAATTGA
- the cysB gene encoding HTH-type transcriptional regulator CysB produces the protein MKLQQLRYIVEVVNHNLNVSATAESLYTSQPGISKQVRLLEDELGIQIFERSGKHLTQVTTAGVDIVRISREILSRVDGIKSVASEHTNPEMGTLNISTTHTQARYALPDVIKGFTARYPKVSLHMHQGTPSQMSEAVAKGTANFAIATEALHLYHDAIMLPCYHWNRSIVVTKDHPLAQKSSLTIEDLAAFSLVTYVFGFTGRSELDTAFDTAGLTPKIVFTATDADVIKTYVRMGIGVGVIASMAIDQIQDTDLVVIDASHIFGSSTTSIGFRRGTFLRAYMFDFMERFAPHLTRPVVEQAISLRNNVEIEEMFKDINLPIR, from the coding sequence ATGAAGTTACAGCAGCTAAGGTATATTGTTGAAGTCGTGAATCACAATCTCAATGTGTCCGCGACAGCAGAAAGTCTTTATACTTCTCAACCCGGTATTAGTAAACAAGTCCGTTTGCTGGAAGATGAGCTTGGTATTCAAATATTTGAACGTAGTGGTAAGCACTTGACTCAGGTGACAACGGCTGGTGTTGATATTGTAAGAATTTCAAGAGAAATTCTTTCACGTGTTGACGGTATCAAATCGGTTGCGAGTGAGCACACTAACCCGGAAATGGGCACGTTAAATATTTCCACGACACATACACAAGCTCGTTATGCTCTGCCTGATGTGATCAAAGGTTTTACTGCTCGATACCCTAAAGTTTCTTTGCATATGCATCAAGGGACACCTTCACAAATGTCAGAGGCCGTTGCGAAAGGAACCGCCAATTTTGCTATAGCGACAGAGGCATTGCACCTTTATCATGATGCCATCATGCTGCCTTGTTATCATTGGAACCGATCTATTGTAGTGACAAAAGATCACCCATTAGCACAAAAATCATCACTGACGATTGAAGATCTGGCTGCTTTTTCACTTGTGACTTATGTCTTTGGTTTCACTGGTCGTTCCGAACTAGACACAGCCTTCGATACAGCAGGTTTAACGCCTAAAATTGTCTTTACCGCAACAGATGCTGATGTCATAAAAACCTATGTTAGAATGGGTATTGGTGTTGGTGTCATCGCGAGTATGGCGATTGATCAAATTCAAGATACCGATTTAGTTGTTATCGATGCCAGTCATATCTTTGGGTCTAGTACGACAAGTATTGGTTTTAGACGTGGGACCTTCTTACGGGCTTACATGTTTGATTTTATGGAACGTTTTGCACCACATCTTACTCGCCCAGTTGTTGAACAGGCTATATCACTAAGAAATAATGTCGAAATTGAAGAGATGTTTAAAGATATAAACCTACCAATACGGTAA
- the ald gene encoding alanine dehydrogenase, which yields MIIGVPKEIKNHEYRVGMIPANVRELISHGHQVYIETNAGSGIDFSDDDYIAVGASILPTASDVFAKAEMIVKVKEPQSVERAMLREGQILFTYLHLAPDFTQTKELIKSKAVCIAYETVTDYMGRLPLLAPMSEVAGRMSIQAGAQTLEKSNGGRGLLLGGVPGVEPAKVVIIGGGVVGSNAARMAVGMRADVTILDRSLDTLRQLDEEFQGRAKVVYSTVDALEKHVLEADLVVGAVLIPGAAAPKLVTKEHIFNMKPGSAIVDVAIDQGGCFETSHATTHADPTYVVDDVVHYCVANMPGAVARTSTFALNNATLPYILKLADKGYKEALLGDEGFLDGLNVIHGQVTCKEVAESFELEYVEAKTAIAMFN from the coding sequence ATGATTATCGGCGTACCTAAGGAAATCAAGAACCACGAGTATCGTGTGGGCATGATCCCAGCAAATGTGAGAGAACTTATTTCACATGGTCATCAGGTGTACATTGAAACCAATGCTGGTTCGGGTATCGACTTTTCAGACGATGATTACATCGCTGTAGGCGCATCCATTCTTCCTACTGCTTCTGACGTATTCGCTAAAGCAGAAATGATTGTAAAGGTAAAAGAACCTCAATCTGTAGAGCGTGCAATGCTCCGTGAAGGGCAAATATTATTCACTTATTTACACCTTGCACCAGATTTTACACAGACAAAAGAGCTTATCAAGAGCAAAGCTGTCTGTATAGCCTATGAGACTGTAACAGATTATATGGGTCGTCTGCCACTATTAGCACCGATGTCTGAAGTCGCAGGACGAATGTCTATTCAAGCTGGCGCACAAACTTTAGAGAAATCGAATGGTGGTCGCGGCCTTCTACTTGGAGGTGTTCCAGGTGTTGAACCCGCTAAAGTCGTTATAATTGGTGGTGGCGTCGTGGGGTCTAATGCAGCAAGAATGGCCGTTGGTATGCGCGCCGATGTGACTATTTTAGATAGAAGCCTCGATACCTTGCGTCAATTAGACGAAGAATTCCAAGGCAGAGCAAAAGTGGTTTATTCTACAGTGGATGCTTTAGAGAAGCATGTTCTGGAAGCTGACCTTGTGGTAGGCGCAGTACTTATACCCGGTGCAGCGGCCCCTAAACTTGTCACTAAGGAACATATATTCAACATGAAACCGGGTTCTGCTATCGTTGATGTCGCCATTGACCAAGGCGGTTGTTTTGAAACCTCACACGCAACCACTCACGCAGATCCTACCTATGTCGTTGACGATGTGGTCCATTACTGTGTAGCAAATATGCCGGGAGCGGTAGCAAGAACCTCTACTTTTGCACTGAACAACGCCACTCTACCTTATATCCTAAAATTAGCAGACAAAGGCTACAAAGAAGCTTTACTGGGCGATGAAGGGTTCCTAGATGGACTTAATGTTATCCATGGCCAAGTGACATGTAAGGAAGTTGCTGAGAGCTTTGAACTTGAATATGTAGAAGCGAAAACAGCTATAGCGATGTTTAATTAG
- a CDS encoding methyltransferase: protein MQSVFLKLEHILQQNQSLWRFEPFHQSIQSQLACSGDYPDLCQWLSSLSIEQVRRYKSSTTELMNDVTSVFPQVEELRGLISLSMITKDPISLERGLESGIPGRKLGQIVSMGSFALAHHKGTEWLEWCSGKGYLGRILASRSTQPVISFEWQISLCEKGQQEAIEKSLPMTFIQGDALSEKARDIVTSNQHVVALHACGDLHVRLIQHASAVGSQAISISPCCYHLIENEKYQPLSEQGLRSTLNLTKAELRIPLQETVTGGKRVSRHREEEMRYRLGFDLVLKNVLGIDSYVAVPSVKKSMLSEGFEHFCNWAAKEKDIILPVIDFALWESEGGKRFWQMERQSLLQQMFRRALELWLVYDRALFLQQNGYQVSVAEFCEREVTPRNIMIHAVKRRCA from the coding sequence ATGCAATCCGTTTTTTTAAAGCTCGAACACATACTCCAACAAAATCAATCCCTGTGGCGATTTGAACCCTTTCATCAGAGTATTCAATCTCAATTAGCATGCTCTGGCGATTATCCAGATTTATGCCAATGGCTATCCTCGCTATCAATAGAGCAAGTGCGACGATACAAATCGTCAACCACTGAATTAATGAATGATGTTACTTCTGTATTTCCACAAGTGGAAGAACTGAGGGGGCTTATTTCATTATCGATGATAACGAAAGATCCGATTTCGTTAGAAAGAGGGCTAGAATCGGGTATTCCAGGCCGAAAACTTGGACAGATTGTATCGATGGGGAGCTTTGCTTTAGCACATCACAAAGGGACCGAGTGGTTAGAATGGTGTTCAGGGAAAGGTTACCTAGGACGAATATTGGCATCGCGTTCGACTCAACCTGTGATAAGTTTTGAATGGCAAATCTCACTGTGTGAAAAAGGACAGCAGGAAGCAATCGAGAAATCCCTTCCTATGACATTTATCCAAGGGGATGCTTTATCGGAAAAAGCACGAGATATTGTCACTTCAAATCAACATGTCGTTGCGTTGCATGCATGTGGCGATCTTCATGTCAGATTGATTCAACACGCTAGCGCAGTAGGCAGCCAAGCTATCTCTATTTCTCCTTGTTGCTATCACCTCATTGAAAATGAAAAGTATCAACCACTTTCAGAGCAGGGTTTACGCTCGACACTTAACCTAACAAAAGCAGAATTACGCATTCCTTTGCAAGAGACCGTGACGGGGGGGAAAAGAGTATCAAGGCATCGAGAAGAAGAGATGCGTTACCGACTAGGGTTTGACCTAGTGTTAAAAAATGTACTTGGTATTGATAGCTATGTTGCCGTCCCAAGTGTCAAAAAATCAATGCTTTCTGAAGGGTTTGAACATTTTTGTAACTGGGCCGCTAAGGAAAAGGACATCATTTTACCCGTTATCGACTTTGCCCTTTGGGAAAGCGAAGGGGGAAAAAGATTTTGGCAAATGGAACGTCAAAGCCTGCTTCAGCAGATGTTTCGTCGAGCTTTAGAATTATGGCTTGTGTATGATCGAGCACTATTTTTGCAACAAAATGGTTATCAGGTTTCAGTTGCAGAATTCTGTGAAAGAGAAGTGACACCACGGAATATTATGATACATGCTGTAAAACGTAGGTGTGCTTAA
- a CDS encoding DNA translocase FtsK 4TM domain-containing protein, whose translation MFKEQKNKVQTIIKTGDESDQRRLSGFQRLRECCFILGSLIAIFLAISLYSFSPADPSWSQTSWGGEVNNASGMLGAWIADTLFFAFGSLAYCVPIVIAAFTWGFFRKREDDDSIDLMLWGTRILGLSLVILTSCGLADTNFDDIWYFSSGGVIGDVLTSLSLPILNLLGTTIVFLFLWGAGLTLLTGISWLSIVEWLGSRFIGALTWALNTLRGSPKETLQSVNNDQIEDTTSEKELAVETPFEHRLESDNEQDNQQRRYNIHIPKENQEASRTNEEASDVERSQQLYSTIEELEQDAQQHNDMPIVTQNINLRDDETTPLRMERTKSDIDHFVNETEKTEPSISREALDHLIDDEFVEKSRVSAVSEIDDNNEQEPIQTTSAEESKIVVETRTDIQGNVVEEEQGDEDVKAFQDLVSEAQQNMAAEQNPFLVQKQANLPVPTAPLPTLELLYHPEKRENHIDRAALEEIARLVESKLDDYKIKARVVDIFPGPVITRFELDLAPGVKVSRISSLSMDLARSLSAMAVRVVEVIPGKPYVGLELPNITRQTVYFSDVVNSKIFQESTSPTTVVMGQDIAGEAVIADIAKMPHVLVAGTTGSGKSVGVNVMILSMLYKAKPEDLRFIMIDPKMLELSIYEGIPHLLSEVVTDMKDAANALRWCVGEMERRYKLMSALGVRNIKGFNEKLKMAADAGHPIHDPLWKAGDSMDQVAPLLEKLPYIVVVVDEFADLIMVVGKKVEELIARLAQKARAAGVHLILATQRPSVDVITGLIKANIPTRVAFTVSTKTDSRTILDQGGAESLLGMGDMLYLPPGSSHTTRVHGAFASDDDVHAVVNDWKARGQPNYIDEIVNGQQTADTLLPGENMDSDEDVDPLFDQVVEHVVQSRRGSVSGVQRRFKIGYNRAARIIEQLEAQGIVSSPGHNGNREVLAPAPIKE comes from the coding sequence ATGTTCAAAGAGCAAAAAAACAAAGTACAAACTATTATCAAAACCGGGGATGAAAGCGACCAACGTCGCCTAAGTGGTTTTCAGCGTCTTAGAGAATGCTGTTTTATCCTTGGTTCTCTCATTGCTATATTTCTCGCTATTTCCCTCTATAGCTTCAGTCCAGCCGATCCGTCATGGTCTCAAACCTCGTGGGGTGGTGAAGTCAATAATGCCTCCGGTATGTTGGGTGCATGGATAGCCGATACTTTGTTTTTTGCATTTGGCTCATTGGCATATTGTGTGCCTATCGTAATCGCGGCATTTACGTGGGGCTTTTTCAGAAAACGGGAGGATGACGATTCAATTGATTTGATGCTCTGGGGAACAAGAATTCTTGGCCTTAGTCTCGTTATCCTGACGAGCTGTGGGTTAGCCGATACAAACTTTGATGATATTTGGTACTTCTCATCGGGTGGTGTCATTGGCGATGTGCTGACAAGCTTGTCACTACCAATACTAAACCTTCTTGGCACCACCATTGTATTCTTGTTTTTGTGGGGCGCGGGTCTTACATTACTGACCGGCATATCTTGGTTATCAATTGTAGAGTGGTTAGGTTCGCGTTTTATAGGTGCGTTGACATGGGCTCTAAATACACTTCGTGGTTCGCCAAAAGAGACACTGCAATCTGTCAATAATGACCAAATAGAAGACACGACGAGTGAGAAAGAACTCGCTGTCGAGACGCCATTCGAGCACCGTCTTGAATCCGATAATGAGCAAGATAATCAACAACGTCGATATAACATCCATATTCCTAAAGAAAACCAAGAAGCATCTCGTACAAATGAAGAAGCTTCAGACGTAGAACGCTCGCAGCAACTGTATTCGACTATTGAAGAGTTAGAACAGGATGCACAGCAGCATAATGATATGCCTATAGTGACTCAAAATATCAATCTAAGAGATGACGAAACGACACCTCTTAGAATGGAGAGAACGAAATCAGATATTGATCACTTCGTGAATGAGACAGAGAAAACCGAACCGTCGATATCAAGAGAAGCGCTTGACCATCTTATCGATGATGAGTTCGTTGAAAAGAGCCGTGTTTCCGCGGTGTCAGAAATCGATGACAACAACGAACAAGAACCGATACAAACAACGAGTGCTGAAGAAAGTAAAATCGTTGTAGAAACTCGAACGGATATTCAAGGCAATGTAGTTGAAGAAGAACAAGGTGACGAAGACGTGAAAGCGTTCCAAGATCTGGTTTCAGAAGCGCAACAGAATATGGCAGCAGAGCAAAACCCTTTCTTGGTTCAAAAACAAGCCAATCTGCCTGTACCAACCGCGCCTTTACCTACATTAGAGTTACTTTATCATCCTGAGAAACGTGAGAATCACATAGATAGAGCGGCGCTCGAAGAGATTGCGCGACTAGTTGAATCAAAACTAGATGATTACAAAATCAAAGCAAGAGTGGTTGATATTTTCCCTGGCCCGGTTATCACGCGCTTTGAACTGGATTTGGCTCCAGGGGTAAAAGTGAGTCGAATTTCTAGCCTTTCTATGGATCTGGCTCGTTCGCTCTCTGCGATGGCCGTAAGGGTCGTCGAGGTTATTCCGGGTAAACCCTATGTGGGATTAGAATTACCAAATATTACCCGTCAGACGGTGTATTTTTCGGATGTTGTAAACAGCAAAATTTTCCAAGAATCTACGTCACCAACAACCGTCGTAATGGGACAGGATATCGCTGGCGAAGCTGTCATCGCTGATATCGCTAAAATGCCTCATGTACTTGTCGCGGGTACTACGGGCTCTGGTAAATCAGTTGGCGTGAACGTCATGATTCTAAGTATGCTTTACAAGGCTAAGCCAGAAGACCTTCGTTTTATCATGATCGATCCTAAAATGCTGGAGCTTTCTATATATGAAGGTATTCCTCATCTTCTTTCAGAAGTAGTGACTGACATGAAAGATGCTGCCAATGCATTGCGTTGGTGTGTTGGTGAAATGGAACGTCGATATAAACTGATGTCCGCTTTGGGTGTACGTAATATAAAAGGCTTTAATGAAAAACTGAAGATGGCTGCCGACGCAGGACACCCAATTCATGACCCGCTATGGAAAGCCGGTGACAGTATGGATCAAGTGGCGCCACTGCTTGAAAAACTGCCATATATTGTAGTGGTGGTGGATGAGTTTGCCGACTTAATTATGGTCGTGGGTAAAAAAGTGGAAGAATTGATAGCTCGTTTGGCACAGAAAGCTCGTGCGGCCGGTGTCCACTTAATTCTCGCGACTCAACGTCCATCTGTGGATGTAATTACGGGCCTTATCAAAGCAAACATACCAACTCGTGTTGCTTTCACCGTATCAACCAAGACAGATTCAAGAACCATTCTCGATCAAGGTGGTGCAGAGTCACTGCTCGGCATGGGTGACATGCTTTACTTACCTCCGGGCTCTAGTCACACAACTCGTGTACATGGTGCATTCGCTTCAGATGATGATGTCCACGCTGTAGTAAACGATTGGAAGGCGCGTGGACAACCAAACTACATCGACGAGATTGTTAATGGCCAGCAGACGGCAGATACCTTACTTCCCGGCGAGAATATGGACAGCGATGAGGATGTTGACCCTTTATTTGATCAGGTTGTTGAGCACGTAGTTCAAAGCCGTCGTGGTTCTGTTTCGGGTGTCCAGCGTAGATTTAAAATTGGGTACAACCGAGCGGCTCGAATTATCGAACAACTTGAGGCGCAAGGTATCGTTAGCTCTCCCGGACACAATGGTAATCGAGAAGTGTTAGCACCAGCGCCAATTAAAGAATAG
- a CDS encoding replication-associated recombination protein A, whose amino-acid sequence MSNYNLDFAADEDFRPLAARMRPMTVEQYIGQKHVLGEGKPLRRALEAGHIHSMILWGPPGTGKTTLAEVAANYANAEVERVSAVTSGVKDIRAAIEKARENKLVGHRTILFVDEVHRFNKSQQDAFLPHIEDGTITFIGATTENPSFELNNALLSRARVYKLTSLNQEDILSVIDQAAKDKERGLGQIEANFTDNVSDRLAELVNGDARMALNYLELLYDMAEEDDAGIKQITLPLLAEVAGEKVSRFDNKGDIWYDLISAVHKSIRGSNPDAALYWSARMMAAGCDPLYIVRRLLAIASEDIGNADPRAMQVAVSAWDCFTRIGPAEGERAIAQAVVYLACAPKSNAVYSAWKQALSDAHNQPEYEVPHHLRNAPTSLMKDMGYGAEYRYAHDEPNAYAAGENYFPEEMEETRYYFPTNRGLETKIGDKLDYLSSLDEKSLQKRYEK is encoded by the coding sequence TTGAGTAATTACAATCTAGATTTTGCAGCCGATGAAGACTTTCGTCCGCTAGCTGCGCGAATGCGCCCTATGACCGTGGAACAGTATATTGGTCAGAAACATGTTCTAGGGGAAGGCAAACCGTTACGTAGAGCATTGGAAGCGGGTCATATACATTCCATGATTTTATGGGGTCCACCGGGTACTGGTAAAACAACGTTAGCAGAAGTTGCCGCGAACTATGCCAACGCTGAAGTTGAGCGTGTCTCAGCGGTTACCTCCGGTGTAAAAGATATTCGTGCTGCTATTGAAAAAGCACGAGAAAATAAACTTGTAGGGCACCGAACTATTTTGTTTGTTGATGAAGTCCATCGATTCAATAAAAGTCAGCAGGATGCTTTTTTACCACATATTGAAGATGGCACCATTACCTTTATTGGTGCTACCACAGAGAACCCATCTTTCGAACTTAATAACGCCCTGTTATCCAGAGCGAGAGTTTATAAACTCACCTCTTTAAATCAAGAAGATATCCTTTCTGTTATCGATCAAGCTGCGAAAGATAAAGAACGCGGTTTAGGTCAAATTGAAGCGAATTTTACCGATAATGTTTCAGATCGATTAGCCGAATTGGTTAATGGTGATGCTCGAATGGCACTTAATTATCTTGAGCTGCTTTATGACATGGCGGAAGAAGATGATGCGGGCATCAAGCAAATTACGTTGCCGTTACTGGCGGAAGTCGCTGGAGAGAAGGTGTCTCGTTTCGATAATAAAGGCGATATTTGGTATGACCTTATTTCTGCCGTGCATAAATCGATACGAGGGTCTAACCCAGATGCCGCACTTTATTGGTCCGCGCGTATGATGGCTGCGGGTTGTGATCCACTCTATATCGTAAGAAGATTGTTGGCTATCGCATCTGAAGATATTGGCAATGCCGATCCGAGGGCGATGCAGGTTGCGGTTTCAGCTTGGGATTGTTTTACCAGAATAGGTCCCGCCGAGGGAGAAAGAGCCATTGCCCAAGCTGTCGTGTATTTGGCCTGTGCACCTAAAAGTAATGCGGTCTATTCTGCGTGGAAGCAGGCATTGTCGGACGCGCATAATCAACCTGAATATGAAGTACCTCACCACTTACGTAACGCTCCCACCAGTTTAATGAAAGATATGGGTTACGGAGCAGAGTACCGATATGCTCATGATGAACCTAATGCTTATGCTGCCGGAGAGAATTATTTTCCAGAAGAAATGGAAGAAACGCGCTATTATTTTCCGACAAATCGCGGCTTAGAAACAAAAATTGGCGATAAGTTGGATTATCTTTCCTCATTAGATGAAAAAAGCCTGCAAAAGCGCTATGAAAAGTAG
- the lrp gene encoding leucine-responsive transcriptional regulator Lrp: MADNYKKPSKELDRIDRNILNELQKDGRISNVELSKRVGLSPTPCLERVRRLERQGYIIGYTALLNPQYLDASLLVFVEITLNRGAPDVFEQFNTAVQKLDDIQECHLVSGDFDYLLKTRVSDMSAYRKLLGDTLLRLPGVNDTRTYVVMEEVKQSNQLVIQTR; this comes from the coding sequence ATGGCAGACAACTACAAAAAGCCGTCCAAGGAACTAGATCGCATTGATCGCAATATACTAAATGAATTGCAAAAGGATGGTCGTATATCGAATGTAGAACTGTCTAAGCGAGTAGGTCTTTCACCTACACCGTGCTTGGAGCGTGTTCGTCGATTGGAACGACAAGGGTATATAATTGGTTATACCGCATTACTAAATCCACAATATTTAGATGCGTCTTTACTCGTCTTTGTAGAGATTACATTGAACCGTGGTGCACCAGATGTATTTGAACAGTTTAATACAGCGGTACAAAAGTTAGATGATATCCAAGAATGTCATCTCGTATCTGGTGATTTCGATTATCTTCTTAAAACGCGTGTATCCGATATGAGTGCATATCGTAAACTACTCGGGGATACGCTGTTGCGATTGCCTGGTGTGAATGACACTCGTACCTACGTTGTGATGGAAGAAGTTAAACAATCGAACCAGTTGGTCATTCAAACACGATAA